The following DNA comes from Nocardioides panzhihuensis.
GGGCTCGAACCGTTCTAGCGACGAGCCGGTCCGATGACGCACCAAGGGCCTGTCCGGGAGCTGGCTTCGCGCCATGCTCCGGGACAGGCCCTTGTATCTGGGTCCGGTCGGTGAACCGTCAGAGGTCGCGCTTGACCTCGTCCGGTCGCGGAACATCGGGGCTGCGTCGCAGGTTGACGATGGCCAGTGCCAGGCCACCCCAGATGATCAGCATCGCGACGAGCATCATGACGATGGCTCCACCACTCATGACTCTGCTCCCTTCTTGTTGAAGTGAACCTCGGACAGGGTCTCCGGGTCCCGCCACTTGGCCTGAGCGGCCAGGAAGCCGAAGACGATGACGGCGCCGGCAGCGCCCCAGCCGAAGACGCCGAGCATCCAGGCCGGGTAGCCCTCGTACGGCGTCTTCACGTCCTCCCAGAAGGAGAGACCGAGAACCAGGACCAGGCCGATCGGGGCGACGATGCTGACCAGGACCCGCCACCACGCACCGACGACGATCGAGCTGCCGTCGGACAGGTGGTCGCTGAAGGTCGGCAGCACGCGCAGCCCCCAGCTCAGGACCAGCATCGAGATCACGGCGACCAGCAGGATGCCGAACTGGTTGATGAAGTGGTCGACGATGTCGAGCACGTAGATCCCGCTCGTCGTGGAGAAGAGCACCAGGCTGAGCAGGGCCATCGGCACGGTGACCGCGATGGTGGCGCCCTTGCGCGTCATCTCGAACTTGTCACGCACACCCGAGATCACGACCTCGACGATGGAGACCATCGAGGTGAAGCCGGCGATGACCAGCGAGAGGAAGAAGAGCACACCGATCAAGGCACCTGCTGGGGCCTCGCTGATGATCGCGGGGAAGGCGACGAACGCCAGACCGATGCCGGAGGTGGCGACCTCGTCGACAGCGACCCCGTTGGCCTGCGCCATGAAGCCGAGCGCGGCGAAGACGCCGATACCGGCGAGCAGCTCGAAGCCGGAGTTGGCGAAACCGACGACCAGACCCGAGCCCGGCATGTCGGTGTGCCGGTGCACGTAGGAGGAGTAGGTGATCATGATGCCGAAGCCGATGGACAGCGAGAAGAAGATCTGACCGTACGCCGCGGCCCACACCGTTGCGTCGGTCAGCGCCGCCCAGTTCGGGGTGAAGAGCGCGTCCAACCCTTCGGCCGCGCCCGGCAGGAAGAGCGAGCGCACCACGAGGATGCCGAAGGCGACCACGAGGATCGGGATGAAGATGACCGAGGTCGCGCCGACGCCCTTCTGGACACCGAGCAGCATCACGGCCAGGATCGCGACCCACACCAGCAGCAGCGGGATCAGCACGCCCCACACCGGGGTGGCGTCCACGCCCGGGTCGCCCGCCTTGAGGAACTCACCGAAGAAGAACCCCTCCGGGTCGTCGCCCCAAGCCTTGTTCACGCTGAAGATCGTGTAGCGGACCGCCCAAGCCATGACCGCTGCGTAGTAGATGGCGATCATGAAGCAGATGCCGACCTGCCACCAGCCGAGGCCCTCGGTGCCGCGGCGGAGCCGCGCGAAGGAGAGCGGCGCCGAGCCGCGGAAACGGTGACCGAGCGCGTAGTCGAGGAAGAGGAACGGGATGCCCGCCGTCAGCAGCGCCACGATGTAGGGGATGACGAACGCGCCACCGCCGTTGTCGTAGGCGACGTAGGGGAACCGCCAGATGTTGCCCAGGCCCACCGCGGAGCCGATCGCCGCGAGGATGAAAACCTGTCTCGAAGAGAACGCTCCGCGTTTTGCCTCCGCACCGTCCTGCACGCCCTCAGGTGTCGTGCCCATATCCGCCTCCTTGCTCGATACTTCTTGTGACGCCGATCACATAACAATAGTGGTCAGACTGTCTTTGGTTGACGCGGGGTTCGCGACGGCCGCCGCAGAGGCTACACACAAAGACTTCCGGGCTCCGGGTGCTGTGGCGGTAACTACGCCCGTCATGGGCGTGGTCGGTGTCACGATATCTCGGCGGTTGCTTGACAGGATGGTGAGTTCTGTTGAGTCTATGAGACATGTCGAACGATATGTCTCACGGACTGATCGAGTACCTCCCGCCGACCGGGGCGACCTGGGCCGACCCGTGGCCGATGTACGCCGCACTGCGGGAGCACGACCCGGTCCACCACGTCGCCCGAGGCGACTACTGGGTCCTGACCAGGCACGACGACGTCCACACGGCAGTGCTCGATCACGAGACGTTCAGCTCGACCGGCGGGTTGACGACGGCTCAGGACGAGCTCGAGCGAATCGGCCTGGTAGACAACCCGCCGATGGTGATGACCGATCCACCGGCTCACACGGCATTTCGCAAGCTGGTGAACCGCGGGTTCACGCCGAAGCAGGTCGAGGACGTGACGCCTCGGGTCACCCGGTTCGTCGTCGAGCGGGTGGAACAGATCAGGGCGGCCGGGGGTGGTGACATCGTCGAGGAGCTGTTCAAGCCTCTGCCGAGCATGGTCGTGGCCCACTATCTCGGCGTTCCCGAGGCCGACTGGGGCCGCTTCGACGTGTGGACCGACGCGATCGTCACGGCCAACGCGGCCCAGGACGAGACCATCGGAGCCGGAGCCGCCGCCGAGCTCATGGGCTATTTCGCAGAGCTCATCGAGCGCCGCCGACGCGAGCCCGGCGACGACACCGTCTCCCATCTCGTCGCCGCCGGGGAGGCCGACGACGACGCCGGCCTGCTCCGGGTGCTCGCGTTCGCCTTCACGATGGTCGCCGGTGGCAACGACACGACCACCGGGCTGCTGGGCGGCGGCCTGCCGCTGCTGGCGGACCGGCCCGACCAGCGCGAGCTGGCTCGGGACGACGTCCCGGCCGCCGTCGAGGAGCTGCTGCGGCTCACCTCGCCCGTGCAGGGGCTCGCGCGGACCACCACCCGCGACGTGACGATCCACGATGTCACCATCCCCGCGGGGAGGAAGGTTCTGCTCTGCTACGCCGCCGCCAACCGGGATCCGCGCGCCTTCGGTGCCGACGCCGAGGAGCTCGACGTCACCCGCAGGCCGCGGCAGATCCTGACCTTCGCCCACGGCGCCCATCACTGCCTGGGTGCCGCGGCAGCCAGGATGATGGGTCGGGTGACGCTCACGGAGATACTCGGCCGGATGCCTTCCTTCACCGTCGACCACGACTCCATGGCGTGGGCGCCGGGGAGCTACGTACGCAGGCCCGTCAGCCTCCACGTCGAGGTCGGTCGATGATCGAGCGACCGGGAGCGAGGACCGCATGAGCTGGCTCGCCGAGGCGAAGACGGACCTCGCCGCCGAACGGATCCTCGACGCGGCGGGCGCACTCTTCGTCGAGCGCGGCGTCGGCAAGCCGGGCATGGACGAGGTCGCCCGCGCGGCCGGCTGCTCGCGGGCGACCCTGTACCGCTACTTCGAGAACCGACAGGTCCTGATCCAGGCCTTCGCCCACCGTGAGGCGCGGCTGATCACCGCCCAGGTCGCCCGGGCCACGGCCGCCGTGCCCGACCCTCGCTGTCGCTTGGTCGAGGCCGTCCTCGTCTGCCTCGCTGCGGTGCGCGAGCGACCTCATCTCCAGGCGTGGTACGCCGGTGACAGCACGCTGCTCCGCGAGGTGCTGCACGAGTCCTCCGTCATCCGTGGGTCCGCGCAGACCTACCTGGCTCCCGACGCGGAGGGGTCCGACCCGGATCTCGTCGACTGGGTGCTGCGCATCATCCTGTCGTTCCTCACCGACCCCGGCGACGACGAAGAGGCCGAACGCCGCTTGCTGGAGCGGTTCCTCCCGGGGACGGCTTCTGCTCCTCAGCGCAACGAGTAGGTGGTGACGGAGACGGCGACGTACTGGGCCACGAAGGCCAGCACGGTGAGGAGATGGAAGACCTCGTGGAAACCGAACCAGTCGGGTGACGGGTTCGGACGCTTCGCCGCGTAGACGAGACCGCCGGCCGTGTAGAGCAGCCCGCCGGCGGCGACCAGGGTCACGGCCGTGACGTTGACCCAGGTCGGGAAGCGATCAGCGCCGTCGAGAAGCTGCGGGGCGAAGAGGACCGCGACCCAGCCGAGGGCGATGTAGAGCGTTGTGAGGAACCAGCGGGGTGCGTCGATCCAGAGGATCCGAAACAGGAGACCGGCGATCGCGCAGCCCCAGACGATCCCCAGCATCCACGCCCGTGCCGCGCCCGACAGGTAGAGGAACGCGAACGGCGTGTAGCTGCCGGCGATGAAGACGTAGATGTTGGCGTGGTCGAAGCGACGCCAGAACGCCCAGATCCGTGGCCGCCAGTTGCCGCGGTGGTAGAGGCCGGAGACGCTGAACAGCAGCACTGCGCTGGCGGCGTAGATCGATGCCCCGACCCGGGTGAGGGTGGTGGGTGAGAGGACGATCAGGACCGCGAACGCCGCGGTGAGCAGGGGCACCGAACCGGCATGCAGCCACCCGCGCAGGTGCGGTTTGACCTCGGCGATCTTGTCGGCCATCACGTCAGCGGCCCGGTCCAGGGCATCGTCGCGGCGGCTCACAGGCGAGCTCCGGCGAGGGCGAGGGCACGCTCGGCCAGGGGGAGTGCCGCTTCGCGGTCCTCGGGCACGAGCCCGACTCGCGTACGCCGGTCGAGCAGGTCGTCGACGTCCACGGCACCTTCGTGGGTCACGCCGAAGACGAGCTCGGCCAGCGTGATGCCCGCCGGTCCGGGTGCGACCAGCTCCTCCTCGGGAAGACCCGTGGCCCTGGCGGCCTCGTCGATGACGAACCGTGCCTCGGTGCCGAACCGCCGGACCAGGCGCGCGGGCTCCTCGATCCGGGCCAGTACGTCGCGCGGCGCGGCACCCAGCAGCGGCAGGTCGCGGGTGCGGCACCTGCGGGTGGTGAGTCCGGTCGCGTCCACGGCGTCCTCGGCCATCTGCCGGTAGGTCGTCAGCTTGCCGCCGACGACGGTCACGACGCCGCGGCGCGAGGTGAGGACTGCATGCTTGCGGGACAGGTCGGAGGTGGAGCCGTCCGCGTCCAGCAGCGGGCGGAGGCCGGCGAAGGCGCCGACGACGTCGGAGCGCTTGACCGGTCGCTCGAGTGCCGCGGCGAGCACGTCGAGTAGGAAGCCGATCTCGCCCTCCGTCGGCTGGGGAACGTCGGGGATCTCCCCGTCGACGGGCTCGTCGGTGAGGCCGACGAAGATCGTGCCATCGGACTGGGGAAGCGCGAAGACGTACCTGCTGGTGCTGCCCGGGATGGGCACGGTCAGCGCAGACCTGAGCCCGGGGATCGTCTCCGCCCGGAGCACCACGTGGGTGCCCCGGCTGGGACGCAGGCGGATCTCCTCCACCAGGTCACCGGCCCACACGCCTGCGGCGTTGACCACCGCGCGAGTCGTGACCGTCCGGGTCTCCCCGGTGAGCTCGTCGCGGAGCTGAACGGCGGTGCCGGTCGCCTCCAGGACGCGGACCCGGGTGTGGACGTGGGCGCCGTGCGCCGCCGCGGTCCGGGCCAGGCAGGTGACCAGACGGGCGTCGTCCTCGAGCTGGCCGTCCCAGTTGATCAGGCCGCCACGAAGCCCGGCGGAGCGCAGCGCCGGCGCCAGTCGCATCGCCTCGGTGCGGGAGACCCGCCGGGGCCGGGGAAGCGTGTCGCGTCGGGTCCGGGCCGCGAGCCGGAGCAGGTCGCCGGTGCGGAACCCGGCGGCAGCGAGCGTGGCCTGGGTGTGCGAGACGCTGGTGCTCAGGGGCAGCAGCCAGGGCAGCGGGCGGGTCAGGTGCGGCGCCGTACGCTCCATCAGGATGCCGCGCTCGACGGCGCTCTCGTAGGCGATCCCGAGCTGCAGCGAGGCGAGGTAGCGCAGGCCGCCGTGGATCAGCTTGCTGGACCAGCGCGAGGTGCCGAACGCGACGTCATGAGCGTCGATCGCCAACACCCTCAACCCGCGTGAAGCGGCGTCGAGGGCGACGCCGGCCCCGGTGACCCCGAGGCCGATGACGACCAGGTCGACCTGCTCCGGCGCTCCGTGGAGGCCCGGCAGGATGCGTGCGGTGTCTGCGGTCATGGCGTGAGGAACCTCCGGACGAGCTCGGCGAGCTCGTGGTCGAGACCAGCGTGGGTGACGGTCTCGTCCGTCATCGTGTGGGAAGAGAACAGGAACCCGTGAGCAGTGAGCACGATGCTCCGGGCCAGCAGCACCGGGTCCCCCGCTCGCAGGCTCCCCTCGGACTGGCCCCGGGTGATCTGCTCGGCGAGCATGTCGAGGACCGCGTCCTGGGACCGGCCGCGCCGGTGGAGCAGATAGCGCAGCAGCCACTCGGGATCGACATCGACCATCCGGCGCAGCAGTGCGTCCTCCCGAAGAGCCGCGACGCTCCCGGCCACGCCGGTCGCGATCCGGTCGGGCCATGACGCATCTCGGTCGTCGGTCGCCACCACGGAGGCGACGACCTCAGCCCATTCGCGGGTCATCAGGTCGCCGAACAGCGAGTCCATGTCGACGTACGTGCGGTAGACGGTCATCCGGGAGACGCCCGCGCGGTTGGCCACGTCGGTGAGAGTCGTGCGCTTCCACCCCACGTCGAGGACGCAAGCGCGCGCCGCGGTGAGCAGCCGATCGGCGGTCGACGCCTCCGTGGCGTTGTTGCGTTCTGACGTCATGTGTAACACTGTAACGCATGACGCTCGAAATGCATCCTCAGCGCTGGGGGGATCCTGCCCACGCCGCGCCCCTGCCGGAGTCCGTCAGAGGTCTCGTCGACGCCTTCGTGGGCACCCGTGACACCCCGGCCGTGGAGGACGTTCGACTTCCGGACGCCGGCATCGGCGACGACCTGCTCGCCGCGCTGCGGGCAGAGATCGGCGACGACGCGGTCCTCGTCGACGACGAGTCGCGCCGCCTCCGTACGCGGGGCAAGTCGACCCCCGACCTGATCCGGGCACGCACCGGCGACCTGGCCGACGCGCCGGACGCCGTGGCCCGGCCGGGCTCGCCCGAGCACGTCGCCGCGGTCCTGGCCTGGGCGGTCGACCACCACGTCGCGGTGGTGCCCTTCGGCGGCGGCACCTGTGTCACCGGTGGGCTCGCCGCGCGCCGGGACGGCTACGCCGGGCTGATCAGCCTGGACCTGGTCCGTCTCGACCAGCTGCTCTCGGTCGACAAGGTGTCGATGACGGCGGTCCTGCAGCCGGGCATGCGCGGTCCTGCCGCGGAGGCAGCGCTCGCCGAGCACGGTCTGACCCTCGGCCACTTCCCGCAGTCCTTCGAGTTCGCCTCCATAGGCGGCTTCGCCGCCACCCGCTCCAGCGGCCAGTCCTCGGCCGGGTTCGGCCGTTTCGACGACATGGTCGTCGGTCTTCGCGTGGCGACGCCCGTGGGTGAGCTGGTGCTCGGTTCCTCGCCGGCCAACGCCGCCGGACCCGACCTGCGCGAGGCCGTGCTCGGCTCCGAGGGCACGCTCGGCGTGATCACCGAGGTCACTGTTCGGGTTCGCGCCCTGGCCGCCGAGAAGGTCTATGAGGCATGGTCCTTCGCGACCTTCGCCGAAGGTGCGGAGGCCATGCGGACCCTTGCGCAGTCGGGTCGGCTGCCCACCGTGCTGAGGCTCTCCGACGAGACGGAGACGATGGTCAACCTCGCCAGCCAGAGCGACATCGGCGGCGACGGCGTGACCGGCTGCCTGATGATCGCAGGGTACGAGGGCGAGGCCGCTTCGGTCGCCGCCCGCCGGGCCGAGGTCACCACCGTGCTCGAGTCGCTCGGCGGCACCGACCTGGGCGAGGAGCGCGGACAGGCCTGGGCCGCGGGACGCTTCCACGCCCCATACCTGCGCGACTCCATGCTGGACGCGGGCGTTCTCGTGGAAACCCTCGAGACCGCCACCTTCTGGTCCAACCGCGAGCAGGTCTACCAGGCCGTGAAGCAGGCGCTCGAGACGTCGCTGGGCGAGGGCACCCTGGTCCTCTGCCACATCTCGCACGTCTACGAGACGGGCTGCTCGCTCTACTTCACCGTGGCCGCCAAGCAGGCCGAGGACCCGCTGCCGCAGTGGCTCGCCGCGAAGGCCGCGGCCTCGGACGCGATGATCGAGTCCGGCGCGACCATCACCCACCACCACGCGGTCGGCACCGACCACAAGCCGTGGCTGGCGCGCGAGATCGGCCCGGTCGGCGTGGCGATGCTGCGGGGTCTGAAGGGCGCCGTCGATCCCGCCGGAGTGCTCAACCCCGGGGTGCTGATCCCATGAGTGACCCAGGCGCTCGCTCGTTCTCGTTCCTGATCAACCCGCTCTCGGGAGGCGGCGCGGCCCCGGCCGCCGTCGTGCCCGTGGCGCGGATCATGAGG
Coding sequences within:
- a CDS encoding TetR/AcrR family transcriptional regulator, producing MSWLAEAKTDLAAERILDAAGALFVERGVGKPGMDEVARAAGCSRATLYRYFENRQVLIQAFAHREARLITAQVARATAAVPDPRCRLVEAVLVCLAAVRERPHLQAWYAGDSTLLREVLHESSVIRGSAQTYLAPDAEGSDPDLVDWVLRIILSFLTDPGDDEEAERRLLERFLPGTASAPQRNE
- a CDS encoding cytochrome P450; protein product: MSNDMSHGLIEYLPPTGATWADPWPMYAALREHDPVHHVARGDYWVLTRHDDVHTAVLDHETFSSTGGLTTAQDELERIGLVDNPPMVMTDPPAHTAFRKLVNRGFTPKQVEDVTPRVTRFVVERVEQIRAAGGGDIVEELFKPLPSMVVAHYLGVPEADWGRFDVWTDAIVTANAAQDETIGAGAAAELMGYFAELIERRRREPGDDTVSHLVAAGEADDDAGLLRVLAFAFTMVAGGNDTTTGLLGGGLPLLADRPDQRELARDDVPAAVEELLRLTSPVQGLARTTTRDVTIHDVTIPAGRKVLLCYAAANRDPRAFGADAEELDVTRRPRQILTFAHGAHHCLGAAAARMMGRVTLTEILGRMPSFTVDHDSMAWAPGSYVRRPVSLHVEVGR
- a CDS encoding TetR/AcrR family transcriptional regulator, with amino-acid sequence MTSERNNATEASTADRLLTAARACVLDVGWKRTTLTDVANRAGVSRMTVYRTYVDMDSLFGDLMTREWAEVVASVVATDDRDASWPDRIATGVAGSVAALREDALLRRMVDVDPEWLLRYLLHRRGRSQDAVLDMLAEQITRGQSEGSLRAGDPVLLARSIVLTAHGFLFSSHTMTDETVTHAGLDHELAELVRRFLTP
- the trhA gene encoding PAQR family membrane homeostasis protein TrhA, coding for MSRRDDALDRAADVMADKIAEVKPHLRGWLHAGSVPLLTAAFAVLIVLSPTTLTRVGASIYAASAVLLFSVSGLYHRGNWRPRIWAFWRRFDHANIYVFIAGSYTPFAFLYLSGAARAWMLGIVWGCAIAGLLFRILWIDAPRWFLTTLYIALGWVAVLFAPQLLDGADRFPTWVNVTAVTLVAAGGLLYTAGGLVYAAKRPNPSPDWFGFHEVFHLLTVLAFVAQYVAVSVTTYSLR
- a CDS encoding FAD-binding oxidoreductase; amino-acid sequence: MTLEMHPQRWGDPAHAAPLPESVRGLVDAFVGTRDTPAVEDVRLPDAGIGDDLLAALRAEIGDDAVLVDDESRRLRTRGKSTPDLIRARTGDLADAPDAVARPGSPEHVAAVLAWAVDHHVAVVPFGGGTCVTGGLAARRDGYAGLISLDLVRLDQLLSVDKVSMTAVLQPGMRGPAAEAALAEHGLTLGHFPQSFEFASIGGFAATRSSGQSSAGFGRFDDMVVGLRVATPVGELVLGSSPANAAGPDLREAVLGSEGTLGVITEVTVRVRALAAEKVYEAWSFATFAEGAEAMRTLAQSGRLPTVLRLSDETETMVNLASQSDIGGDGVTGCLMIAGYEGEAASVAARRAEVTTVLESLGGTDLGEERGQAWAAGRFHAPYLRDSMLDAGVLVETLETATFWSNREQVYQAVKQALETSLGEGTLVLCHISHVYETGCSLYFTVAAKQAEDPLPQWLAAKAAASDAMIESGATITHHHAVGTDHKPWLAREIGPVGVAMLRGLKGAVDPAGVLNPGVLIP
- a CDS encoding glycerol-3-phosphate dehydrogenase/oxidase; this encodes MTADTARILPGLHGAPEQVDLVVIGLGVTGAGVALDAASRGLRVLAIDAHDVAFGTSRWSSKLIHGGLRYLASLQLGIAYESAVERGILMERTAPHLTRPLPWLLPLSTSVSHTQATLAAAGFRTGDLLRLAARTRRDTLPRPRRVSRTEAMRLAPALRSAGLRGGLINWDGQLEDDARLVTCLARTAAAHGAHVHTRVRVLEATGTAVQLRDELTGETRTVTTRAVVNAAGVWAGDLVEEIRLRPSRGTHVVLRAETIPGLRSALTVPIPGSTSRYVFALPQSDGTIFVGLTDEPVDGEIPDVPQPTEGEIGFLLDVLAAALERPVKRSDVVGAFAGLRPLLDADGSTSDLSRKHAVLTSRRGVVTVVGGKLTTYRQMAEDAVDATGLTTRRCRTRDLPLLGAAPRDVLARIEEPARLVRRFGTEARFVIDEAARATGLPEEELVAPGPAGITLAELVFGVTHEGAVDVDDLLDRRTRVGLVPEDREAALPLAERALALAGARL
- a CDS encoding methionine/alanine import family NSS transporter small subunit, with the translated sequence MSGGAIVMMLVAMLIIWGGLALAIVNLRRSPDVPRPDEVKRDL
- a CDS encoding sodium-dependent transporter, whose protein sequence is MGTTPEGVQDGAEAKRGAFSSRQVFILAAIGSAVGLGNIWRFPYVAYDNGGGAFVIPYIVALLTAGIPFLFLDYALGHRFRGSAPLSFARLRRGTEGLGWWQVGICFMIAIYYAAVMAWAVRYTIFSVNKAWGDDPEGFFFGEFLKAGDPGVDATPVWGVLIPLLLVWVAILAVMLLGVQKGVGATSVIFIPILVVAFGILVVRSLFLPGAAEGLDALFTPNWAALTDATVWAAAYGQIFFSLSIGFGIMITYSSYVHRHTDMPGSGLVVGFANSGFELLAGIGVFAALGFMAQANGVAVDEVATSGIGLAFVAFPAIISEAPAGALIGVLFFLSLVIAGFTSMVSIVEVVISGVRDKFEMTRKGATIAVTVPMALLSLVLFSTTSGIYVLDIVDHFINQFGILLVAVISMLVLSWGLRVLPTFSDHLSDGSSIVVGAWWRVLVSIVAPIGLVLVLGLSFWEDVKTPYEGYPAWMLGVFGWGAAGAVIVFGFLAAQAKWRDPETLSEVHFNKKGAES